From one Alphaproteobacteria bacterium genomic stretch:
- the htpX gene encoding zinc metalloprotease HtpX — MLGTNYLRTVVLLAGLTALFLGVGYLIGGTGGAIIALVVAVAMNGFAYWNADGIVLRRFNARPVTRDSAPEFHDIVAELARRADLPMPKVYLIDNPQPNAFATGRNPQNAAVAATTGLLRNLNAQEVAGVMAHEMAHVKSRDTLTMTVTATVAGAISMLANFGLFFGGGNSRDNPLGGLGVLLVAILAPFAAMMVQFAISRSREYEADRIGAEICGNPLWLANALAKLHRGAQTIDNIAAERNPATAHMFIVNPLHMRSMDSLFSTHPSTENRIRRLQEMAAGGSTRRRGPWG; from the coding sequence GTGCTCGGCACCAACTACCTGCGCACCGTAGTCCTGCTCGCCGGGCTGACCGCCCTGTTCCTCGGCGTCGGCTATCTGATCGGCGGCACCGGCGGCGCGATCATCGCGCTGGTGGTGGCGGTGGCGATGAACGGCTTCGCCTACTGGAATGCCGACGGCATCGTGCTGCGCCGGTTCAACGCACGGCCGGTGACGCGGGACTCCGCCCCGGAATTCCACGACATCGTGGCCGAGCTCGCCCGTCGCGCCGACCTGCCGATGCCGAAGGTCTACCTCATCGACAACCCGCAGCCGAACGCCTTCGCCACCGGCCGCAACCCGCAGAACGCGGCGGTCGCCGCCACCACCGGGCTGCTGCGCAACCTGAACGCGCAGGAAGTCGCCGGCGTGATGGCGCACGAGATGGCGCACGTGAAAAGCCGCGACACGCTGACGATGACGGTGACCGCCACCGTGGCCGGCGCGATCTCGATGCTGGCCAATTTCGGCCTGTTCTTCGGCGGCGGCAATTCCCGCGACAACCCGCTGGGCGGGCTCGGCGTGCTGCTGGTCGCCATCCTGGCGCCATTCGCGGCGATGATGGTGCAGTTCGCCATCAGCCGCAGCCGCGAGTACGAGGCCGACCGGATCGGCGCCGAGATCTGCGGCAACCCGCTTTGGCTCGCCAACGCACTGGCAAAGCTGCATCGTGGCGCCCAGACCATCGACAACATCGCGGCGGAACGGAATCCGGCGACGGCCCACATGTTCATCGTCAACCCGTTGCACATGCGCAGCATGGACAGCCTGTTCTCGACCCACCCGTCGACCGAGAACCGGATCCGGCGGCTACAGGAAATGGCGGCCGGCGGCAGCACCCGCCGGCGCGGCCCGTGGGGCTGA
- a CDS encoding transcription antitermination factor NusB: protein MGLTPATQRADDPTLARLVAAQVLDAVLDAGKPFDQAWSDADAALARLSRRDRAFARLMTTAALRRLGEVDQLLDQFLRRPLPDKAAIAHQVLRLVTVQLKFLDPPPHAAIDQAVRLMRRVGHPALAGLANAVLRRVHAAPLLAPDQAARLNAPPWLLESWAAAHGSQAALDIARAHLEEPPLDLTVAADADGWAERLGGAVLPTGTVRLSHAGDVTALDGYDAGGWWVQDAAAALPARLLAPPPGAAALDMCAAPGGKTAQLAAMGATVTAVERDPRRADMLRANLQRLGLAARVEVGDAAAFTPDAAPRFVLLDAPCSATGTLRRHPDIARLKSADDIRRAVPAQDRLLDRAAALLPPGGRLVYAVCSLQPEEGWQRIDALLARNPALARDAVAPAELPGLEAAITPAGDVMTLPCHWPDRGHLDGFFVARLTRRA, encoded by the coding sequence GTGGGGCTGACCCCCGCGACGCAGCGGGCCGACGATCCGACGCTCGCCCGTCTGGTCGCGGCGCAGGTGCTCGATGCGGTGCTCGACGCCGGCAAGCCGTTCGACCAGGCCTGGTCCGATGCCGACGCCGCGCTCGCGCGGCTGAGCCGCCGCGACCGCGCCTTCGCCCGGCTGATGACGACGGCCGCGCTGCGCCGGCTGGGCGAGGTCGACCAGCTGCTCGACCAGTTCCTGCGCCGCCCGCTGCCGGACAAGGCCGCGATCGCGCACCAGGTGCTGCGGCTGGTGACGGTCCAGCTCAAGTTCCTGGACCCACCGCCGCACGCGGCGATCGACCAGGCGGTGCGGTTGATGCGGCGCGTCGGCCATCCCGCGCTGGCCGGACTCGCCAACGCCGTGCTGCGCCGCGTCCATGCGGCGCCGCTTCTCGCCCCCGACCAGGCGGCCCGGCTGAACGCGCCGCCCTGGCTGCTGGAGAGCTGGGCCGCGGCGCACGGCTCACAGGCGGCGCTGGACATCGCACGGGCCCATCTCGAGGAACCGCCGCTCGACCTCACGGTCGCGGCCGACGCGGACGGCTGGGCCGAGCGGCTGGGCGGCGCCGTGCTGCCGACCGGCACCGTCCGGCTCAGCCACGCCGGCGACGTGACCGCGCTGGACGGTTACGATGCGGGCGGCTGGTGGGTGCAGGACGCCGCCGCGGCGCTGCCGGCGCGCCTGCTGGCCCCGCCGCCGGGGGCCGCGGCGCTTGACATGTGCGCCGCGCCGGGCGGCAAGACAGCCCAGCTGGCAGCCATGGGCGCGACGGTGACGGCGGTCGAGCGCGACCCGCGCCGGGCCGACATGCTGCGCGCCAACCTGCAGCGGCTCGGCCTTGCCGCGCGCGTCGAGGTCGGCGACGCCGCCGCCTTCACGCCCGACGCCGCGCCGCGGTTCGTGCTGCTGGACGCGCCGTGCTCGGCGACCGGCACGCTGCGCCGGCACCCCGACATCGCCCGGCTGAAGTCGGCCGACGACATCCGCCGCGCAGTGCCCGCCCAGGACCGGCTGCTCGACCGCGCCGCCGCGCTGCTGCCGCCCGGCGGCCGGCTGGTCTATGCCGTCTGCAGCCTGCAGCCAGAGGAGGGCTGGCAGCGCATCGACGCCCTGCTCGCCCGCAACCCGGCGCTGGCGCGCGACGCGGTCGCACCGGCCGAGCTGCCCGGCCTGGAGGCCGCGATCACGCCGGCGGGCGACGTCATGACCCTGCCCTGCCACTGGCCGGATCGCGGCCACCTCGACGGCTTCTTCGTCGCCCGGCTGACGCGGCGCGCCTGA
- the rpe gene encoding ribulose-phosphate 3-epimerase, with protein sequence MNESPRLPPVRVAPSILSADFARLGDDVRAIDKAGADWIHVDVMDGHFVPNLTIGPAVIRARRPYSAKPFDVHLMISPIDPYLEAFAEAGADGLTVHPEAGPHLHRTLQMIRRLGKKAGVALNPATPVAALEHVLDDIDLVLVMTVNPGFGGQRFIPSMIDKIAQVRMMIDAGQRPVALQVDGGINAETAPLAVAAGADVLVAGSAAFAGGAERYAQNIAALRAPASATGQLAAVVP encoded by the coding sequence ATGAACGAGTCGCCGCGTCTGCCCCCCGTGCGTGTCGCGCCGTCGATCCTTTCGGCCGATTTCGCGCGGCTGGGCGACGATGTCCGCGCGATCGACAAGGCCGGCGCCGACTGGATCCATGTCGACGTCATGGACGGGCATTTCGTGCCGAACCTGACGATCGGCCCGGCCGTGATCCGCGCGCGGCGTCCCTACAGCGCCAAGCCGTTCGACGTGCATCTGATGATCAGCCCGATCGACCCCTATCTGGAGGCGTTCGCCGAGGCCGGCGCCGACGGGCTGACGGTGCATCCGGAAGCCGGGCCGCACCTGCACCGCACGCTGCAGATGATCCGCCGGCTGGGCAAGAAGGCCGGGGTCGCCTTGAACCCGGCGACGCCGGTGGCGGCACTGGAGCATGTGCTGGACGACATCGACCTGGTGCTGGTGATGACGGTCAACCCGGGTTTCGGCGGACAGCGCTTCATTCCGTCGATGATCGACAAGATTGCCCAGGTGCGCATGATGATCGACGCCGGCCAGCGGCCGGTGGCCCTGCAGGTCGACGGCGGCATCAATGCCGAGACCGCGCCGCTTGCCGTCGCCGCCGGCGCCGACGTCCTCGTTGCCGGCTCCGCCGCCTTTGCCGGCGGGGCCGAGCGCTATGCCCAGAACATCGCGGCCCTGCGGGCGCCGGCCTCGGCGACGGGCCAGCTCGCGGCCGTGGTGCCGTGA